The segment AATTTTTGTTATATCTGCTCCAAGTTCCTGCATTTTCAATAATCGTGATATAATTTCCTCCTTTTTAGGAGTATTATCAAAATCATGATTAGACATAATTACTTTAATTTTGTTGCTATGAGCTATTTTCACTAATTCTAATATTCTCATTTTTTCATTAAATAACTCTATATCTATAGCATCTATAAGTCCCATCTTAGAAACTTCTGTATTAAGTTTAAAATAAAATTCATCACTTATCGCTCGTTCTCCACCTTCGCGATAACTTCTAAATGTAAATAATATAGGAATATCCTTAAGTATCTGTCTAATTCTATAAACTGCATTCTTAACTTTTAACATATCATATATATCTTCAAAAAAATCAGCACGAATTTCAACTAAATCAAAATCTATATCATTAAGTGCTTTAGCTTCTCGTTCTAATTCTTCAATACCTTTTCCAATCAAAGGAACACATATCTTTGGAATACCTTCTCCTAATATAACTTTTCTTATTTTCACAGTTGCCATAAATTGTTCCTCCTATAAATTTTATTACTATATTTATCATAATGTTTCTTATTTTATAATGATTTTATTATATATTAAGTATCTAATAATTGCTAATAAATAACTTCTACATAAATATAAATACTAAATAAACTCTTTAATTTATAAACACAATAATGTAGAGAAAGGAGTACTCTAATGAAAAAATCGAAAATAACTCTATATTCTTTAACAATAGCTTTATTTACTATAATTTTCTTACTAATGATAAATATTTTATCAATACAATTTAATAATAAACTTAGCCCTACTTCCAATATAACTTCTTCTGTAAGTTTAAATTCTAATAACCTTTATAGAGATTCTTATTATATTAAAAATTCAAAACGTCCAACTCATCTATATGTTATCTTACAGGACTCTTTACTATCTAGTGAAAAAGCAATGATTTCTACACTACAAGGAATAGTTAATAATCATTGTACTTCTCAAATATACACTTTAAGTTCTTCTGAACCAGATTATAAAATATGGTTAAATGACTAAAAAAATAATTATGGTGTTTCATATTTAATAGTTTCAGACCCATGGAAACTATTAAATATATATAAAAAAAATATATATGAATATGTACTTTATAATAATAAAACTAATAAAGATCCATCAATAAATAATGCTTGTTCTCTCGCTTCTTTAAATAAATGTTTTACACTAATCTAAATATAAATCTTTAAGTTCATATTATAAGATTTATATAAAAGATGCCCTAGTAACTTTTATATAAATCTTACTAGGGCTTAGTTTATTATTTATTTACTTTATTTTTAAAACTAGTTATAACCTATAAAGTAGCCTGAAATCCTGTAGCAAAGTGTCCTTGCCCTGTTACTATTAAACCTATCATTATACTTCCTCCAAGTTGATACTTACTATAAAATACCTAGCAATTTTCCTAAAATACCAACTACAACTGTTATAAATATAAGTAATATAGGCGAACAATTCTTTTTCAAAAGCTTATACATTAACAATGTATATAATAACGGCAACAAGTTAGGAATTATATTATCTAATACTTCTTTCTGCAAAGCAATTTTAGCTTTACCTGCAGTTATAACCAAAGATATACTTAATTTAATATATGAAGCTATTAGTCCACCGACAACTGTTATTCCAATAATTGATGCAGCTCTCGATATCAATTTTGTACCTTCTTTTAGTGATTTTATTGCCTTTACACCAGTATTATATCCATAGTTCATAAGTCCAAATGTTAATCCAAAATGAATGGCATTAAATGCAATTAAAAATATTATAGGACCAGCTATATTACCATCCATGGCCATAGAAGCACCAATACCAGCTGTTATTGGTAATAAAGTTAACCAACAAAGAGCATCTCCTATTCCACCTAATGGTCCCATAGTTGCAATTTTTATCCCTCTAATAGTCTCTGGATTTTCTTTGTGCTCTTCCATTGCTAGAACTATTCCCATTATAAATGTTACTAAAAATGGATGCGTATTAAAAAACTCCATATGAACCTTCATAGCCGTAGCAAGATCTGCTTTATCTTTGTGAATCTTTCTCATTCCAGGTAAAATACTATATAAAAATCCACATGCTTGCATTCTCTCATAATTAAAAGATGCTTGTAGTAATAAAGAACGCCATGCCATTCTTTTTAAGTCCTTTTTAGTTATAACCTTATCTGCAGTCTTATCCTTATATTCTTGTAAATTAGATTCCATTCCTTCTTACCCCCTTACCAGCCTGATTATTATGATTTTTATTTAAATAAAAATCATATAATGCTATAGCAGCTCCTATTAATGCTATACCTAGTACAGGCAATTTAAAGTAAGTTGCAAATACAAATCCAATTATTAAAAAAGCCATATATTCTTTTTTTAACATAATTTTAAGAAGCATAGCAAATCCAATAGCAGGCATCATTCCACCAGCTACTCCAAGTCCATTTATTATGGATTGAGGAACGGCCTCTACTACACGTTTCGCTGCATCTGCTCCAAAATATATTGGCAAAAATGCTATAATAGCATAAAAAACAAATAGCATTAATAAGCCTAAATAATTGATTTTTTCTATTCCTTTAGTATTAGCGTCTTCAGCATACTTATCAGCTTTATGCATAACAGGCGAAAAAGCAGTAAAGATAAGTGTTATAGCTCCTTGAACAGCTATTGCAAATGGTATTGCTATACCCACCGCAACTTTAGGATCCTGTTTCGTTAGTATTGCAAAAGATGATCCTATAATACCTCCTATTACTACATTAGGAGGCTGTGCCCCTGCAAGTGGCACCATACCCATCCAAATAAGTTCAAGTGTAGCTCCAGTTACAAGTCCAGTACGCATATCTCCTAATATCATACCAACTACTAATCCAGTAACCAATGGTCTATGAATATGAATTAACCCATCAAAATAGTCTATTCCAGCAATTCCCGCCCATATAGCTATTAGCAATGCTTTTATAAACATATATATCCCCTCTCTTAATTTTTTGTTATACACAAGTAAATGTATATGTGTTTTATTTAAATATTGTAATCTAAATAAATTCTGTTAATTTTCTACTTCATAACTTTATATAGAGAGTGGTTTATAAACTATTGCTTCAGTTAATTTACTTTATAAACTCCATAATATCTTTTGATTTTTCATCTGGTACTCTTCGTATTTCCATTTGTATACCCAAATTATGCAATTCTTTAAATGCTTGTTTATCACTATCATTAATTGAAACAGTACTAGTTATTTGTGTTTTACCCTCCGTATAATGCATATTACCTATATTAACTTTTTTTATAGGCACTCCACCTTTTACTAATTTCAAAACATCTTGTGGAGTTTTAACAACTAAAAATATTAATTGTTCATCTGATGCATACTGTATATTATCTATAGTCTCTTGCAATGTAAAATATCTAGTTTCCATTGCATCAGATACAGCCATATCCATTAAACTTTGTTGTACTTCATTATTAACTATTTCATCATTAGCAACTAAAATTAAGTTTGCGCCGAGATGATTTGACCATGTTACAGCCACCTGTCCATGTATTAATCTGTTATCAATTCTGGTTAAAAGAATATTAGGCACTTTAAAAATCCTCCTGTTTGCTTTTTATATTAAAATATACTATAAATAAATATATATTATTACATTAAGAGTTCATTTTATATTCTTAAAATTCTAAACTTATTTCATAATATAAAAATCGCCTTGACTTTTTATCAAAGCGATTTAATATTATATTTTTATATTAAATGGCTAAATTTATTACTATCTAATATCATTCATATCTAATGTTTTTTGAGTTACTCTATCTTTAATTACTTTTAAGATTAATCCAATTATAAATCCTACTGCTGAAGGCACAACCCATCCAAGTCCTTGAGAATAAAGAGGTAAACTGTTACATAATTGTTCTAGAACTCCAAACTTTAATCCCGCACCACTTAGTGCGTGTAATACACTTACAACACTGGTAAATGCTATTGTACAAATATAAACAACGGAACTTTCCTCAAACAGTACATCCACCATAGAAAGTACTATAAGTACTATAGCTACAGGATATATAGCATCTAATACAGGTACAGATACTGCAAGTATTTTTGTAAGTCCCATATTTGCGAGAATCATACTTGAAAGTGCAAGTCCTCTTACAAAAGTTATATATTTAACTCTTGGAAGTATAGTTGTAAAGTATTGACTACATGAAGTTATTAATCCAACACAAGTTGTTAAACAAGCAAGAGTAAATGTTACTGCTAATAGTACTACTCCTGGTTTTCCAAAGATATATAACATTATATTTGCCAATGTTTGAGCTCCATTAGCTGTTTGGCCAAATCTTCCTCCACTTGTTGCTCCTAGATGTGCAAGCATAGAATAAATAACTATTAATAAAGTTCCTGCTATTAATCCTGCTCTTATAGAATTTGAAACTATAGCTTTTTTCCCCTTAACTCCTTTTTCTTTTACAGCTAAAGATATTACTATTCCAAAGTTTAAAGCTGCTATTGTATCCATTGTTAAATATCCATCTAAAAATCCTTTAACAAGAGGAGACGTTACATACTCTGCTGTAGTTTCTCCATATCCACCTAATGGTTTAAACAAACTTGCTACAAAGATACCAGTTATTAATGTCAATAATGTAGGTGTTAGTACTTTTCCCATACGATTTACAAGCTTTGATGGTGTTAAACATAGCCAATATGCTACTAAGAAAAATACAAGTGTATATAAAAATAATGCTAATGTATTTGATATAATTCCCTTTGGTAAAAAAGGTGCTACTGCCATTTCAAAAGGTAAGCTTCCTGCTCTAGGTATTCCAAGGCATGGACCTATTGAAAGATATATTAAAACAGTAAATATAATTGCGAAAGTACCATGAACTTTTTTTGACAATTCATGAAGTCCACCTGATTTTGCCACAGCTATTACCCCAAGTATTGGGAATCCCACTGCAGTAACAAAAAATCCTCCCATAGCTATCCACGTATTTCCTCCTGCTGCTTGACCTAAAAATGGTGGAAATATTAAATTACCTGCCCCAAAAAACAATGAAAATAACA is part of the Clostridium botulinum genome and harbors:
- the aroD gene encoding type I 3-dehydroquinate dehydratase codes for the protein MATVKIRKVILGEGIPKICVPLIGKGIEELEREAKALNDIDFDLVEIRADFFEDIYDMLKVKNAVYRIRQILKDIPILFTFRSYREGGERAISDEFYFKLNTEVSKMGLIDAIDIELFNEKMRILELVKIAHSNKIKVIMSNHDFDNTPKKEEIISRLLKMQELGADITKIAVMPKCSSDVLELLKATDDMKVKYADRPFITMSMNGQGVISRISGEIFGSSVTFGAVKKASAPGQLNIKELKGILEIMHKQLK
- a CDS encoding PTS system mannose/fructose/sorbose family transporter subunit IID, producing the protein MESNLQEYKDKTADKVITKKDLKRMAWRSLLLQASFNYERMQACGFLYSILPGMRKIHKDKADLATAMKVHMEFFNTHPFLVTFIMGIVLAMEEHKENPETIRGIKIATMGPLGGIGDALCWLTLLPITAGIGASMAMDGNIAGPIIFLIAFNAIHFGLTFGLMNYGYNTGVKAIKSLKEGTKLISRAASIIGITVVGGLIASYIKLSISLVITAGKAKIALQKEVLDNIIPNLLPLLYTLLMYKLLKKNCSPILLIFITVVVGILGKLLGIL
- the agaW gene encoding PTS N-acetylgalactosamine transporter subunit IIC codes for the protein MFIKALLIAIWAGIAGIDYFDGLIHIHRPLVTGLVVGMILGDMRTGLVTGATLELIWMGMVPLAGAQPPNVVIGGIIGSSFAILTKQDPKVAVGIAIPFAIAVQGAITLIFTAFSPVMHKADKYAEDANTKGIEKINYLGLLMLFVFYAIIAFLPIYFGADAAKRVVEAVPQSIINGLGVAGGMMPAIGFAMLLKIMLKKEYMAFLIIGFVFATYFKLPVLGIALIGAAIALYDFYLNKNHNNQAGKGVRRNGI
- the agaV gene encoding PTS N-acetylgalactosamine transporter subunit IIB, whose translation is MPNILLTRIDNRLIHGQVAVTWSNHLGANLILVANDEIVNNEVQQSLMDMAVSDAMETRYFTLQETIDNIQYASDEQLIFLVVKTPQDVLKLVKGGVPIKKVNIGNMHYTEGKTQITSTVSINDSDKQAFKELHNLGIQMEIRRVPDEKSKDIMEFIK
- the brnQ gene encoding branched-chain amino acid transport system II carrier protein; the protein is MNNLSKNNLVLISLMLFSLFFGAGNLIFPPFLGQAAGGNTWIAMGGFFVTAVGFPILGVIAVAKSGGLHELSKKVHGTFAIIFTVLIYLSIGPCLGIPRAGSLPFEMAVAPFLPKGIISNTLALFLYTLVFFLVAYWLCLTPSKLVNRMGKVLTPTLLTLITGIFVASLFKPLGGYGETTAEYVTSPLVKGFLDGYLTMDTIAALNFGIVISLAVKEKGVKGKKAIVSNSIRAGLIAGTLLIVIYSMLAHLGATSGGRFGQTANGAQTLANIMLYIFGKPGVVLLAVTFTLACLTTCVGLITSCSQYFTTILPRVKYITFVRGLALSSMILANMGLTKILAVSVPVLDAIYPVAIVLIVLSMVDVLFEESSVVYICTIAFTSVVSVLHALSGAGLKFGVLEQLCNSLPLYSQGLGWVVPSAVGFIIGLILKVIKDRVTQKTLDMNDIR